A region from the Vicia villosa cultivar HV-30 ecotype Madison, WI linkage group LG3, Vvil1.0, whole genome shotgun sequence genome encodes:
- the LOC131657947 gene encoding uncharacterized protein LOC131657947 codes for MVQRIAWSPPKRGWIKLNVDEACKNSGNSGCGGVARNDKGEMIFDFAKWLRSCNAFMAELWSLYEGVKLLHSRGILKMEVNVDSTTVLKAIERKCFSMIESLSIINRICSLLDNLEEMLISHSYREANKCANVLASVGCGIGHDMILFYIAPDCIVRLIQEDAKGATSTRLVTV; via the coding sequence ATGGTGCAACGAATTGCATGGAGTCCTCCGAAGAGGGGGTGGATTAAGTTGAATGTAGATGAAGCCTGTAAGAATAGCGGGAATTCTGGTTGTGGAGGAGTTGCTCGGAATGATAAAGGTGAAATGATTTTTGACTTTGCAAAGTGGCTGAGGAGTTGTAATGCTTTTATGGCAGAGCTTTGGAGTTTATACGAAGGCGTTAAATTGCTCCATAGTCGGGGCATCTTAAAAATGGAAGTAAATGTTGATTCCACCACGGTGCTCAAAGCTATTGAGAGAAAGTGCTTTAGTATGATAGAGAGTTTATCGATTATTAATCGCATTTGCAGCCTTCTAGATAATTTGGAAGAAATGCTTATCTCTCATTCCTACAGGGAGGCGAATAAATGTGCGAATGTGCTTGCCAGTGTGGGGTGTGGAATTGGTCATGACATGATTCTTTTTTATATAGCGCCAGATTGCATCGTGAGATTGATTCAGGAGGATGCCAAGGGTGCAACGTCTACTAGGCTCGTTACCGTATAG
- the LOC131661156 gene encoding UDP-rhamnose/UDP-galactose transporter 6-like: MSSASKGDRKASLDAASWLFNVVTSVAIILVNKALMATYGFSFATTLTGLHFATTTLLTIILKSLGYIQTSHLPKSDIIKFVLFANCSIVGMNVSLMWNSVGFYQIAKLTMIPVSCLLEVVLDNVRYSRDTKLSIILVLAGVAVCTVTDVSVNTKGFIAAVIAVCSTALQQYYVHFLQRKYSIGSFNLLGHTAPAQAASLLLVGPFMDYWLTNKRVDAYDYGLTSTLFIILSCTIAVGTNLSQFICIGRFTAVSFQVLGHMKTILVLFMGFIFFGKEGLNLHVVLGMAIAIAGMVWYGNASSKPGGKERRSFSLPTTKTQDYAALPVSSESVEKA; this comes from the exons ATGTCATCTGCAAGCAAGGGTGATAGGAAGGCTTCCCTTGATGCAGCATCATGGTTGTTTAACGTGGTCACATCTGTGGCAATAATCCTTGTGAATAAAGCCCTAATGGCCACTTATGGTTTTAGTTTTG CCACAACTTTAACTGGCTTGCATTTTGCCACTACAACCTTGTTGACGATCATTCTTAAATCGCTGGGATATATCCAGACCTCTCATCTTCCAAAATCTGATATCATCAAGTTTGTCTTATTTGCAAATTGCTCCATTGTTGGCATGAATGTGAGTTTAATGTGGAACTCTGTCGGTTTCTATCAG ATTGCTAAGCTGACTATGATTCCAGTATCGTGTCTACTGGAAGTTGTCTTGGACAATGTGCGATATTCAAGGGACACAAAGCTTAGTATTATCTTGGTTTTGGCTGGTGTTGCGGTCTGTACTGTCACCGATGTCAGCGTCAATACAAAGGGTTTCATAGCTGCCGTCATTGCAGTTTGTAGCACAGCACTGCAGCAGTAT TATGTGCATTTTCTTCAGAGGAAATATTCTATTGGATCATTTAACTTGTTGGGACACACTGCACCAGCACAGGCAGCAAGTTTACTGCTAGTAGGCCCctttatggactattggttaaCAAACAAACGAGTTGATGCATATGATTATGGCTTGACATCCACT CTGTTCATTATTCTGTCTTGCACTATCGCGGTAGGGACAAATCTCAGCCAGTTCATCTGCATTGGTAGGTTTACGGCTGTATCATTCCAAGTCCTTGGTCATATGAAGACTATTCTGGTTCTATTCATGGGATTCATTTTCTTTGGAAAAGAGGGCCTCAATCTCCATGTTGTTCTAGGCATGGCAATTGCAATAGCAGGAATGGTCTGGTATGGAAATGCTTCTTCTAAGCCTGGAGGGAAAGAGCGTCGTAGCTTTTCCCTTCCTACCACCAAAACACAAGATTATGCTGCACTACCTGTGTCCTCTGAATCTGTTGAGAAGGCATAA